The following are encoded together in the Plasmodium knowlesi strain H genome assembly, chromosome: 8 genome:
- a CDS encoding SICAvar, type II (fragment), which translates to SSPASSASGSSGDGWWGRWGFGSFSIPSPVAAVTGAVSTIRDSVVSAGQGVLNYGSGILENVKSKISYALSPPAWIASASSALQTVTEVAAPVIHKVNEATGGEVQAPAPTPPPQPAQPAAPPKTVTPTPTAKPTKPWDRLTPFIALAPATVAISIFSYLIWKYFAQLRKIRLYRRAPLRIPGPSVQEQLLDHVQQDSSHEYQLVKERKPPSVPARTKRSARDPAGGGRVNRRTIIKIHFELVDECQKGNTKLTQNDFLELLVREFMGSEFMEEEQVPKEEVLMEGVPMELVPIEEVPMERVPILGSVFMV; encoded by the exons GTTCAAGTCCCGCTTCTTCAGCGTCAGGTAGTAGTGGTGATGGTTGGTGGGGGAGATGGGGTTTTGGTAGTTTTAGTATTCCATCACCAGTCGCAGCCGTTACTGGGGCTGTTTCTACTATAAGGGATAGTGTGGTTTCTGCTGGTCAAGGAGTGTTGAATTATGGGTCAGGAATTCTTGAGAACGTGAAATCAAAAATTTCGTATGCGCTGTCTCCACCTGCGTGGATCGCATCAGCTTCATCCGCCCTTCAAACTGTTACCGAGGTAGCTGCCCCCGTTATACATAAAGTTAATGAAGCTACAGGAGGTGAAGTACAAGCTCCTGCACCTACTCCTCCTCCTCAACCAGCCCAACCGGCTGCACCACCCAAAACAGTTACTCCTACCCCCACCGCGAAGCCTACAAAACCTTGGGATCGGCTTACCCCTTTTATTGCTTTGGCTCCTGCTACAGTTgctatttctattttttcctacttaatctggaag tATTTTGCTCAACTGCGTAAGATAAGACTCTACAGAAGAGCTCCTTTAAGAATTCCCGGTCCATCCGTACAGGAACAACTCCttgatcatgtgcagcaagatagttcacatgaatatcaattggtgaaggaacgaaaacctccaTCTGTTCCAGcgagaacaaaacgttctgcACGCGATCCTGCTGGTGgtggtcgcgtgaatcgccgcaccattattaaaattcattttgaactggtggacgaatgtcaaaaggGGAACACAAAATTGACTCAGAatgattttctggaacttttagTTCGAGAGTTTATGGGAAgcgaatttatggaagaagaacaggttcctaaggaagaggttcttatggaaggggttcctatggaacttgttcctattgaagaggttccaatggaacgtgttccaattttaggttccgtgtttatggtttag